CACCCCGGCCAGATTGGTCAGGCTTTGGACCGTATCCGGGTGGTCGGGGCCGAGGCTGCGTTCACATATCGCCAGCACCCGTTCGTAGAGTGGGCGGGCCGCGGCATACGCCCCCTGAATATCGAGCAACCAGCCTGTTTTCATGAGCAGCCGGGCCGCCAGCACATCCGCCAGCCGATCCGCGTGCCGGCACAGCTCCTCCAGATGTGGCCGGTGAGGCGTCCCCGCCAGCGGCATCCGATCCAGGTCCTGATCACCTATCACTGCCAGCACTGCCGTCACAGTGTCACTGAGAGTCGCTGTCGGTTCCGGGTCACGCTCGCGGCCAAAGGCGGTAATCAGGCGGTGAAGCTGAATTCGATCAATATACCGGTCAATTAGCCCAACCACCCGCAGCCCACGCAGGGCCGGGTCGGGGGACTGACCGTCGCTCAAGGCGGTCAGGAGCGCCTCCGGTATCGGTAGCGGGGCCAGCCAGGCCAGCCGGTGGAACAGGCTGAGCGCTGCGGCATCGTGCTCCGGGGTAAGCTGAGCGTAGCTCAGGGTCAGTGCGGCAACAACGCCATGCCGATGTTTGGTTGACAGGTCAGCTTCAGTAGCCATCGCATCAGTCAGCGCCGGGTCGGCCAGTAATACCAAATCGTCTTGACATCATCGCAATATTGTCCTATCCTGGAGGACGGGATTCGGGCTGATGCGGAGGAGAGGACGATGTATCGGGCGATGCCGGTCATTCAGGAATCAGCACAGGAGCTGAAGGCACGGATGCGGCGGGAACGACACGGACAGAAACGGCAGCGATTGCAGATGCTGTACCTGATTGCCAGTGGCCAGGCGCGCACCCGGACGGCGCTGGCACCGCTCTTGGGCGTGAACCGCGAAACGGTCGGTGACTGGCTGCGGCTGTATGCCGATGGCGGCCTGAGCGCACTGCTGACGATCCGGACCCCGCCCGGCAAAGCACCCACCATTCCCCCAGCGGTGCTGGACGAGCTCCGTGAGCGGTTGAGTCAACCGGATGGGATGGCATCCTATGACGAGATACGGATCTGGTTGGCGACGCAGCACGGCATTCAGATGAGCTACAAGGCGGTTGCTCAGTATGTGCATCGCAAGCTGAAGACCCGCCCGAAGGTGGTGCGCCCCCGGCATATAAAAAAACCCTGATGCTGACGCGGCGTTCAAAGCCACGCTGATAGATCAGGCCCGCCACGCGGTGCCGGCGACCAACGCACGTCCGGTGCGGATCTGGAGCCACGACGAAAGCCGGTGGGGCTTGATAACGGTGCGCCGGCGCCGCATCACCGTCCGTGGGGTCAAGCCGGTGGGGACGATCCAGCATCAGTATGCCAATTGTTGGTGTTTCGGCTGTGTGGCACCTGCTACGGGCGACGCCGACGTCCAACTGTTGCCGAACCTCGATGCGGCGCACATGCAGGTCTTCCTTGATGGCTTTGCCAAACGCCATCAGGACACCTTCAACATCATCGTGTTGGATCGGAGTGGTGCCCATACCGCTAAGACGCTACGCCTGCCCGAGAACATCGCGCTCATCTTCCTGCCCGCCTGGAGCCCCGAACGCAATCCCATTGAGCGCGTGTGGGAGGATGTCCGCCGCCAGATGGCGTGGAAGTGGTTTCCGCATCTGGAGGGCCTGAAGGACGAACTTGAAGCTGTGTTAGCGGCCTACACGCGTGAGCGCCTCCACTCCCTCAGTGGCTATGCCTATCTCGTTGAAGCCGAGCTTGCGATGGTATCATGACGATTTGGTATAACTCCTGCAACCGCCGGTGATAGTCGGCCAGCGCCAGCCGCAGATCAGCGGCCAGATAGGAACCGGCCAGCGCCAGCGTTAGAGCCTGTTATGGACTTTTCGGTTCTGCTCGTATATCATGACGCTATGACACGAAAAGCCTATCCCAGTGATGTTTCTGATGAGGAGTGGGCGTTTGTTGCGCCCTATTTGACACTGATGGACGAAGAAGCGCCGCAGCGGAAATATCCCCTGCGCGAAGTCTACAACGGGCTGCGCTACCTTCTGCGCACGGGTGCGCCATGGCGGATGCTGCCCAATGACGTGCCGCCGTGGCACGTGGTGTATCACCAGACCCAGCGCTGGCTGAAGGCGGGCGTGTTTGAGCAGATGGTGCATGATTTACGGATGCTGCTGCGCGACATCACTGACCGCACACCCCAGCCCCGTGCCGTCATTGTGGACAGTCGGACGCTCCAGTCGACGCCGGAAAGCGGGGGACGTGCCGGCGACGATGGGCACAAACGCCGGAAAGGCGCGACGGTGCATCTGGCCGTGGATACGCTTGGACAACTGCTGGCGGTTGTGGTCACCCCAGCCAACGAGCAAGATCGGGCGCAGGTGGCGGCGCTGGCGCAGCGCATGCAGGAGATAACTGGTGACGCGGTGGAGGTGGCCTTCGTTGACCAGGGGTACACTGGTGAGCAACCGGCAGCTGAGGCCGCCGCCCACGGCATCCGCCTGGAGGTGGTCAAGCTGCCGACCGCCAAGCGAGGCGTTGTCTTGCTGCCGCGGCGCTGGGTGGTTGAGCGCAGTTTTGCCTGGATGACGCGCTTCCGTCGCCTGGTGCGTGACTACGAACGTGTGGCGGAGACGCTGGCCGGGTTGCATGTTGTCGCCTTCGCCATCTTGCTGGCCCATCGGTTTGTCTCTTTCATGGTTCAAAGTTCATAACAGGCTCTAGAATGGTGGGCATCTTCTCTCCTCTCTGTCGTGTCTGTTATCGCGAATGCATGTAGCGGGTACGGAGGAAAGTATAGCATACCCTTGTAACCACTGAGGCTCAGTTCTAGCATTAAACAACCACAAATTTACTGTGTAAAGGTGGCAGCATAGTTACCCTGTACGAAAAGCAAACTGACCACAGTGTTCGAGCTATTAGTGACTGGGGCCGAGACTGCGTTCGCGGATCGCCAGCGCCCGTTCAAACAGTGGGCGAGCAGCAGCATAGTCGCCCTGGGCGTAAAGCAAACCAGCCAAAGTATTCAAGCTGTGAGCCGTATCGGGGTGGTCAGGGCCGAGGGTGCGTTCAAATATAGCCAGCGCCTGTTCGTAGAGCGGACGGGCCGCTGCGTACTCCCCCTGAGCTTGCAAACATTCAGCCAGATTGTTCATGCTGATAGCTGTAGCAGGGTGGTCGAGACCGAGACTGCGTTCGCGGATCGCCAGCGCTCGTTCAAACAGTGGGCAAGCAGCAGCATAGTCGCCCTGGGCGTAAAGCAAACCAGCCAAAGTATTCAAGCTGTGAGCCGTATCGGGGTGGTCAGGGCCAATGGTGCGTTCAAGTATAGCTAGCGCCTGTTCAAACAGCGGACGAGCAGCAGCGTAGTCACCCTGAGCGCGTAAGCACTCAGCCAGATTGTTCATGCTGATGGCTGTAGCAGGGTGATCGGGGCCGAGACTGCGTTCACGAATCGCCAGTGCCCGTTCAAACAGCGGGCGAGCGGCAGCATAGTCGCCCTGGGCGTAAAGCAAACTAGCCAAAGTATTCAAGCTGTGAGCTGTATCGGGGTGGTCAGGGCCAATGGTGCGTTCAAGTATAGCTAGCGCCTGTTCAAACAGCGGACGAGCAGCAGCATAGTCACCCTGGGCACGTAAGCACTCAGCCAGATTGTTCAGACTGATAGCTGTAGTGGGGTGATTAGGATCAAGGGTGTGTTCGACAATGGTTGGTACCTGTTCAGACCGTTGACGAGCGGCAGCATTGTCATCTTCACGCCCCCTGAAGAACGGTGCATTATCGGGCTTGTGAACCGGTGCAGACACCCAGAGTCGACCAGTGCGCAACCGGCTGAACAGGGTCAATGCCCACCAGTCGGAGCGGCCATCCTGGCGGGCGGCCAGGCGGGCGGCGTTGAGGGCACGGTCAATCTGTCCGTGCAGCCGGAGGTCACGGAACAGGATCGGCAAACTGCGCGCAGCCGTCACCAGCGAGAGATTACCATACGCGGCAATCACTGCCGGTGGGCCGCTGCGGGCAAGTAGTGGCCCCAACGCTGTCAACGGCTGCCGGTCATCGTCGCCGGCACCGGCACAACTGATCAGCACCACCAGCCGTGGGCAACGCTCGCCGAGACTCTTGAGCATCTCCACCAGATCGGTGCCGGAGCGCCGCGCCACCCGCTGCTGCGCGTCGACCAGGAACAGCCAGGGCTGTCCATCAACCAGCGTCCCGTGGGCCACCAGCACCAGCACATCGTAGCCGGCGTACACCTGGTTCCGCACCGCATCCCAATTCGCGCTGATTTCCGTTGTCTCCCAGCCATCGAGCGCCCCGCGGAGCAGGTTGGTGTACGCCGCAGCGTCAATCGCTGGCAGGCGGTAAGTCGCCGCATCAACCGGGTCGGCCACTGCCAGCAACACCCGCCGGACACTGGCCGGCGCAGGCGGGGTTGGTGTCGTATGGTCAACCGGCAACAACCGCGACCACCAGGCGTTAGCATCGCACCCAACCGGCTGCCCGCTCACCGGGTCGCGCAGCAACTCCCAGCGCAGCCCCTGCAACGCAGCGGGCAGAATGAGCTGCACCGATACAGCGTGGCTGTTATTCCGATTCAGCGCTGCCGCCCGCAACTCGCAGTATTTGGCAACCGCCTGCGGGTCGGCAAACAGCGCCCGGCCCAGTGCCGCACCGTAGGTATCGGGATCACTGCCCAGCAAGGCACGCAGCGCATCGGCATCAAACGGCCCACAGGGGAAGGTCTGAGGTGGACGATGACGTTGGTCATCGCTCTCCAATTCCAACCGCAGCTCGTAACGCTGATCGGTGGTCGGCAGAAGTTCGAGAGTCAGGACGGCAGGCATCGTTGTTGTTATGTCACATTAGAGATACCGCATAGGATAAGTATATCACATCACCGGGCGCGGTGCAGGGTGGTGATGGGCGAAATAAGCACGGATCGCGCTGACGGGCACCGCAATGCGGGGAAGGCCGGTATGGTCAGGAATTGAAGTCACCGCATATCGCTGTTACGTAGTGTGATCATCTGTTTGCGCATCAGGCGTGTCTGCGGGTGATCAGGGCCAAGGCTGCGCTCGTATATCGCCAGCGCCCGTTCCAACAGCGGGCGGGCCGCTGCATACTTCCCCTGTGCCCACAAACACACGGCCAGATTGTTCAGGGTGGTAGCCACATCGGGGTGGTCAGGGCCAAAGCTGCGTTCGTATATCGCCAGTGCCCGTTCAAAGAGCGGACGGGCCGCTGCGTATTTCTCCTGCGCATAGAACAACCCGGCCAGATTGGTCATGCTGGCAGCCGTCTGTGGGTGGTTGGAGCCGAGACTGCGTTCATATATCGCCAGTGCCCGTTCCAGGAGCGGGCGGGCTGCCGTGTACTCCCCCTGCGCCTCCAAACACACGGCCAGATCGGTCAGACTGGCAGCCGTCTGCGGGTGGTCAGGGCCGAGACTGCGTTCGTATATCGCCAGTGCCCGTTCGTAGAGCGGGCGGGCTGCCGTGTACTTTCCCTGCGCCTGTAAGCACTCGGCCAGATCGGTCAGACTGGCAGCCGTCTGCGGGTGGTCAGGGCCAAGGTTACGTTCAACAATGGTCAGTACCCGTTCGTAGAGCGGGCGGGCTGCCGCGTACTTCCCCTGCGCCTCCAACACCCCGGCCAGATTGGTCAGGCTTTGGACCGTATCCGGGTGGTCGGGGCCGAGGCTGCGTTCACATATCGCCAGCACCCGTTCGTAGAGTGGGCGGGCCGCCGCGTACTTCCCCTGCGCTTCCAAACACAAGGCCAGATTGGTCAGGCTTTCAGCCGTCTGCGGGTGGTTGGAACCGAGGGTGCGTTCGGTAATAGTTAGTGCCCGTTCTAAGAGCGAGCGGGCCGTCGCGTACTCTCCCAGCGCCTGCAAGCACTCGGCCAGATCGATCAGGCTATTAGCCGTCTGCGGATGGTCAGGGCCGAGACTACGTTCGTATATCGCCAGTGCCCGTTCGTAGAGCGGGCGAGCTGCCGCGTACTCTTCCTGCATCAGCAAGCACTCGGCCAGATCGGTCAGGCTATCAGCCGTCTGCGGGTGGTCTGGGCCAAGACTACGTTCACGAATCGCCAGCGCCCGTTCAAAGAGTGGGCGGGCTGCCGCGTACTCTTCCTGCATCAGCAAGCACTCGGCCAGATCGGTCAGGCTATTAACCGTCTGCGGGTGGTCAGGGCCGAGGCTGCGTTCACGGATCGCCAGCGCCCGTTCAAAGAGCGGGCGAGCTGCCGCGTACTCCCCCTGCGCATCCAAACACACGGCCAGATTGTTCAGACTGATGGCCGTATTAGGGTGATCAGGACCAAGGGTGCGTTTGGCAATCGCCAGTGCCCGTTCCAGGAGCGGGCGGGCTGCCGCGTACTCCCCCTGCGCATCCAAACACACGGCCAGATTGTTCAGGCTTTGGGCCGTATCGGGGTGGTCGGGGCCGAGGGCGCGTTCACGGATCGCCAGCGCTCGTTCAAAGAGCGGGCGGGACACCGCATACTCCCCTTGCGCATTCAAACACAAGGCCAGATCGGTCAGGCTGGTAGCCGTATCGGGGTGGTCGGGGCCAAGGGTACGGTCGTGAATAGTTAGCGCCTGTTCAAACTGTCGACGGGCAACAGTGTAGTCACCCTGAGCGTAGAGCAACCGGCCGGTTGTCGTGAGCAGCCGGGCCGCCAGCGCTCCTGCCAGCCGATCCGTGTGCCGGCACAGCTCCTCCAGATGTGGTCGGTAAGGTATCCCGGCCAGCGGCATCTTATTCAGGTCCTGGTTATCCATCACCGCCAGCGCTGCCTCTACGGTGGCAGAGAGGGTCGCTGCCGGTTCCGGGTCGCGCTCGCGGCCAAAGGCAGCAACCAGGCGGTGGAGCTGTACTTCGCGGCGGTCAATCAGCCCAACTGCTCGCAGTCGACGCAGGGCCGGGTCGGGGGCCTGACCGTCGCTCAGCGCGGTCAGGAGCGCCTCCGGGACCGGTAGCGCCGCCAGCCAGGCCAATCGGTGGAACATGGTCAGTGCTGCGGCATCATCTTCTGGAGTAAGCTGTGCGTAACTCAATGCCAGCGTAGCGGCAACGCCACGCCGATACCTGGTTGGCAAGTCGGCTACCGCCGCCATCGCCTCAGTCAGCGCTGGATCGGCCTGCAACAATTCTTGTAAGCGCTGGTGATAGTCGGCCGGCGCCAGCCGCGGGTTGGCGGCCAGGCAGGCACCGGCCAGCGCCAGCGCCAGGGGCAGGTCTCCCAGCTCATCACAGATAGCATCGGCTGCCGCCCGCTGCTGCGCATCGGCCAGCCATGCCTCAATCTGCGCTTCCTGCTCATACGCCCGTGGTTCCAGCAGTACCTGATAGCTCGCCGACCGATCCAGCGGACGCAACGGCAATACAGTGACGCCATCAGACTTCCGCCAGTCACCGCGCCGGCTGGTGACCAGCACCTGCCCACCACCGGTTTTTGGCCGCCACTGCTTCAGCAGGTTCTTATCCTCCAGATTATCGAAGATGATCAGGCGACGCACCGGCATCGCCCACGCCCGTTTGACGGCGGCTATCCGATCCTCCAGGCTTAACCCGTCCCAACCGGGCAAGTTCAGCCCCTCAGGCCCACCGCAGAGTGCTACCTGGACCTGGATGGCATCAGGGTTGGTCATCGACAGCCAGAAG
The window above is part of the Armatimonadota bacterium genome. Proteins encoded here:
- a CDS encoding transposase, which gives rise to MYRAMPVIQESAQELKARMRRERHGQKRQRLQMLYLIASGQARTRTALAPLLGVNRETVGDWLRLYADGGLSALLTIRTPPGKAPTIPPAVLDELRERLSQPDGMASYDEIRIWLATQHGIQMSYKAVAQYVHRKLKTRPKVVRPRHIKKP